In one Sphingomonas sp. AP4-R1 genomic region, the following are encoded:
- a CDS encoding YncE family protein, with product MQARTFTLLAAALIAAAPAMAATPAYRVTGSIAGPDGGWDYASVDPATRRLYVAHGNAIMAVDLASGVATPALSPAAHAHAVLPIPGSGLLLETEGDTATVRLLNAATGAETARIPVGKKPDAAIWDPVRKRAVVMNADSGTIMLVDPATAKVTATITAAPGLEFAALDASGLLYVNNEDRDQIAVVDPDKARLLGWIALPGCKGPTGMAYAPTARVIVSACGNGIAAIVDPKTRRMIGTAAIGMGADAVIPDPARKRLFVPAGQSGTLTVLDEAPGQVRAVETVTTDVSARTGTVDPTDGKVYLPAAKMAAADTPGGRPRPVPGSFHLIVVSPQ from the coding sequence ATGCAAGCCCGTACGTTCACTCTTCTCGCAGCCGCCCTGATCGCAGCCGCGCCGGCCATGGCGGCGACCCCCGCCTATCGGGTGACCGGCAGCATCGCGGGCCCGGACGGCGGCTGGGACTATGCGAGCGTCGATCCCGCCACCCGTCGTCTCTATGTGGCGCACGGCAATGCGATCATGGCCGTGGACCTCGCCAGCGGGGTCGCGACCCCGGCGCTGTCGCCCGCCGCGCACGCGCATGCGGTGCTGCCCATTCCCGGATCGGGGCTCCTGCTGGAGACGGAAGGCGATACCGCCACCGTCCGTCTCCTGAATGCCGCGACCGGCGCCGAGACGGCGCGCATCCCGGTCGGCAAGAAGCCCGACGCGGCGATCTGGGACCCGGTTCGCAAGCGCGCGGTGGTGATGAATGCCGACTCCGGCACGATCATGCTGGTCGATCCCGCCACCGCGAAGGTGACCGCGACGATCACCGCCGCGCCGGGGCTGGAGTTCGCGGCGCTGGACGCGTCGGGCCTCCTCTATGTGAACAATGAGGATCGCGATCAGATCGCGGTCGTCGACCCCGACAAGGCGCGGCTGCTCGGGTGGATCGCGCTGCCGGGCTGCAAGGGCCCGACCGGCATGGCCTATGCGCCCACGGCGCGGGTGATCGTCTCCGCCTGCGGCAATGGCATCGCCGCGATCGTCGATCCGAAGACGCGCAGGATGATCGGCACGGCCGCGATCGGTATGGGCGCGGATGCGGTGATCCCCGATCCCGCGCGCAAGCGGCTGTTCGTGCCGGCGGGTCAATCCGGCACGCTCACGGTGCTGGACGAGGCGCCGGGGCAGGTGCGTGCCGTCGAGACGGTGACGACGGACGTGTCCGCGCGTACCGGAACCGTCGATCCCACGGACGGCAAGGTCTATCTGCCCGCCGCGAAGATGGCGGCGGCCGACACGCCCGGCGGACGCCCCCGGCCGGTCCCCGGCAGCTTCCATCTGATCGTCGTCTCGCCGCAGTGA
- a CDS encoding TolC family protein: MTRLLPCTGIILLCGALGACAAYRPAPVSPSAAVPQRAARTLPEAQNWSTSSLLAQAILWSPAIRESAANVRSLVAAARAARVPPPGSLQLTSEYSHDDNPSKPWLGSGLFDIPLDIGGRRNTRIDAADLATLQGRYDYGEVVWTARSAIRRALIDRQFADRLTPLAARALALRQDRYDKLQARVGAGEEARPISILAQLDLANAQRRARDITARRAQADVALGNAIGADPAAVAAIAVEPIEGSAPVPSHPDLAGWRRDASAGRRDVLRAIVDYDLAENAVRQEVANQYPALRIQPGYTYERGLVKLPFGVALQLPPIDLNRAALAAAERKRAQAGVKLEALQSTILGEVDRTATALAAQSYAETVTATRDVPTARRLAERAAASLREGAGDRVDEEAAAATAIDTEIALIEAMRLAWLASVDLEDALRRPNDPRDGLVLEQAMKTLGDTK; encoded by the coding sequence GTGACACGTCTGCTTCCGTGTACAGGGATAATCCTGCTGTGCGGTGCCCTGGGAGCCTGCGCCGCTTATCGCCCCGCGCCCGTATCCCCTTCGGCCGCCGTCCCCCAGCGTGCTGCCCGCACCCTGCCGGAGGCGCAGAACTGGTCGACCTCCAGCCTGCTGGCGCAGGCGATCCTGTGGTCGCCCGCGATCCGCGAAAGCGCGGCCAATGTGCGCAGCCTCGTGGCGGCCGCGCGCGCCGCGCGCGTGCCGCCGCCGGGATCGCTGCAGCTGACGTCCGAATATTCGCATGACGACAATCCGAGCAAACCGTGGCTCGGATCGGGCCTGTTCGACATTCCGCTGGATATCGGCGGGCGGCGCAACACGCGCATCGACGCGGCCGATCTCGCCACGCTGCAGGGGCGCTACGATTATGGCGAGGTGGTCTGGACGGCGCGGTCGGCGATCCGGCGGGCGCTGATCGATCGCCAGTTCGCCGACAGGCTGACGCCGCTGGCGGCGCGCGCGCTGGCGCTGCGGCAGGACCGGTACGATAAATTGCAGGCGCGCGTGGGCGCGGGCGAGGAGGCACGGCCGATCTCGATCCTCGCCCAGCTGGACCTCGCCAATGCGCAGCGCCGTGCGCGCGATATCACCGCTCGCCGCGCCCAGGCCGATGTCGCGCTCGGCAACGCGATCGGCGCCGATCCGGCCGCCGTCGCCGCGATCGCCGTCGAGCCGATCGAGGGAAGCGCGCCGGTTCCGTCGCACCCGGATCTCGCCGGCTGGCGGCGGGATGCCTCGGCGGGGCGCCGCGACGTGCTGCGCGCGATCGTCGATTACGATCTTGCCGAAAATGCCGTGCGTCAGGAGGTGGCGAACCAATATCCCGCACTCCGCATCCAGCCCGGCTACACCTATGAGCGCGGGCTGGTGAAGCTCCCCTTCGGCGTCGCGCTCCAGCTGCCGCCGATCGACCTCAACCGCGCGGCCCTTGCCGCCGCCGAGCGGAAGCGCGCGCAGGCGGGCGTGAAGCTGGAGGCGCTGCAATCGACGATCCTGGGCGAAGTGGATCGCACCGCGACCGCGCTGGCGGCCCAATCCTATGCCGAGACCGTCACCGCGACGCGCGACGTGCCCACCGCGCGCCGCCTCGCCGAGCGCGCCGCCGCCAGCCTGCGCGAGGGCGCGGGCGACCGGGTGGACGAGGAAGCGGCGGCCGCGACCGCGATCGATACCGAGATCGCTCTGATCGAGGCGATGCGGCTCGCGTGGCTCGCCTCGGTCGATCTCGAGGATGCGCTGCGCCGCCCGAACGATCCGCGTGACGGGCTGGTGCTGGAACAGGCGATGAAGACGTTGGGAGACACGAAGTGA
- a CDS encoding efflux RND transporter permease subunit — MLTHIVRWSLARPWLVTAGAALLLIYGAVVLGRVKFDVFPDFVPSQAEVQTEAPGLSPDQVEQLVTRPIEQAVNGAAGVASVRSESIQGLSIVTVIFADGVDPYRARQIVAESLSEAAGALPQGVKAPKVQPLTSSTMDLLKVGFTSDKVDPTALRDFIQWQVRPRLLAVPGVARATVYGGIIRRVEVQVRPDDLAARDLALSDVASAVQQATSVIGGGYIDTPQQRLPIDAHGQARGAGDIAAAPLALPPTAAGAPATATRVGDVATVAEGASPNNGDALIMGKPGVLISLSSQYGANTLEVTRAVEAALAEFRPALAAQEITMRPGLHRPANFIDAALHGIMDDLVIGAVLIAVVLLLMMRNVAAVLISFVSIPLSLLTAIIIFDRFGVTINTMTLGGMAVALGVVVDDAIIDVENIIRRLRSAPDGEAPTATILAASVEVRAPVIYATLVVSLVLAPVLMLSGLQGAFFAPLATAFILATLASLVVAIVVTPALSLLLLRHARLPEEPAPLRRLKDAVVRLLIRFTEASRLVLIGSVAAVLIAAAATVTFTTELLPSFKEGHFVLGVTGPPGTSLSVMRAYGQHITRDLLAIPGIDTVEQQIGRAEGGEDTWGSERSEFHVELKPGLSGAEQDDVQDRIHAVLDGYPGLVTEVLTFLGDRIGESLSGETASLAIGIYGGDSATLDRTADRIVAVVETVQGAVDVQRATPPRTPVVRVGVDTARAAARGIGTADILSTVQAAYQGNATAQIFKQDRSIDVALTVPPELRETPEAIGNLLVRSASGVAMPLGQVARVSLDQGRTVIAHEGGRVREVVTTNPPPQQAAAVTAAVKQAIADQVKLPPGVYLEYEGTADAAVAARNELLRNVGFAIAGMIALLAVAFGSWRSVALIFASAPLAMIGGVIAVLLSGRDLSLGSLVGFVTLFGVAARNTILLLSHADHLVQAEGHPWSLDTLVLATRERMTPILMTALVTGLGLLPLAIGSGQAGREIQGPMAIVIMGGLVSSTLTTLLILPALIWRFGGRRA, encoded by the coding sequence ATGCTGACGCATATCGTCCGCTGGTCGCTCGCGCGGCCCTGGCTGGTCACGGCGGGAGCCGCGCTGCTGCTGATCTACGGCGCGGTCGTGCTCGGCCGCGTGAAGTTCGACGTGTTTCCGGATTTCGTGCCGAGCCAGGCCGAGGTGCAGACCGAGGCGCCCGGCCTTTCGCCCGATCAGGTGGAGCAACTCGTCACGCGCCCGATCGAGCAGGCGGTGAACGGTGCGGCGGGCGTCGCCTCCGTCCGCTCGGAATCGATCCAGGGTCTGTCGATCGTGACGGTGATCTTCGCCGACGGGGTCGATCCCTATCGCGCGCGCCAGATCGTGGCGGAAAGCCTCAGCGAGGCGGCGGGCGCGCTACCTCAGGGCGTGAAGGCGCCCAAGGTGCAGCCGCTCACCTCATCGACGATGGACCTGCTCAAGGTCGGCTTCACGAGCGACAAGGTGGACCCGACGGCCCTGCGCGACTTCATCCAGTGGCAGGTGCGGCCGCGCCTGCTCGCGGTGCCGGGCGTGGCGCGGGCGACCGTCTATGGCGGCATCATCCGCCGGGTGGAGGTGCAGGTTCGGCCTGACGATCTGGCGGCGCGCGATCTCGCGCTGTCCGACGTGGCGAGCGCCGTGCAGCAGGCGACCAGCGTGATCGGTGGCGGCTATATCGATACGCCGCAGCAGCGCCTGCCGATCGACGCGCACGGGCAGGCGCGGGGTGCCGGCGATATCGCGGCGGCCCCGCTGGCGCTGCCCCCCACGGCCGCCGGCGCGCCGGCCACAGCGACGCGCGTGGGCGACGTCGCCACCGTGGCCGAGGGGGCATCGCCCAACAACGGCGACGCGCTGATCATGGGCAAGCCGGGCGTGCTGATCAGCCTGTCCAGCCAATATGGCGCGAACACGCTGGAGGTGACCCGCGCGGTCGAGGCGGCACTGGCGGAATTCAGGCCCGCATTGGCCGCGCAGGAGATCACGATGCGGCCCGGGCTTCACCGCCCCGCCAATTTCATCGATGCCGCGCTGCACGGGATCATGGACGATCTGGTGATCGGCGCGGTGCTGATCGCCGTCGTCCTGCTGCTGATGATGCGCAACGTGGCGGCGGTGCTGATCTCGTTCGTCAGCATCCCGCTCTCGCTGCTCACCGCGATCATCATCTTCGATCGCTTCGGCGTCACCATCAACACGATGACGCTGGGCGGCATGGCGGTGGCGCTGGGCGTGGTGGTCGACGATGCGATCATCGACGTGGAGAATATCATTCGTCGCCTGCGCTCCGCGCCGGACGGGGAGGCGCCGACCGCGACGATCCTGGCCGCCTCGGTCGAGGTCCGCGCGCCGGTGATCTACGCGACGCTCGTCGTGTCGCTGGTGCTGGCGCCGGTGCTGATGCTGAGCGGCCTGCAGGGCGCCTTCTTCGCGCCGCTCGCCACCGCCTTCATCCTCGCCACGCTGGCGTCGCTCGTGGTTGCCATCGTCGTGACGCCGGCGCTCAGCCTGCTGCTGTTGCGCCATGCCCGGCTGCCGGAGGAGCCCGCGCCGCTCCGCCGGCTGAAGGATGCGGTCGTCCGGCTGCTGATCCGCTTCACCGAAGCCTCGCGCCTCGTGCTGATCGGATCGGTCGCGGCGGTGCTGATCGCGGCGGCGGCGACCGTCACCTTCACCACCGAATTGCTGCCCTCGTTCAAGGAGGGGCATTTCGTGCTGGGCGTGACGGGGCCGCCCGGAACCTCGCTCTCGGTGATGCGCGCCTATGGCCAGCATATCACGCGCGATCTGCTGGCCATTCCCGGCATCGATACGGTGGAGCAGCAGATCGGCCGCGCCGAGGGCGGCGAGGATACGTGGGGCAGTGAGCGCTCCGAATTCCATGTCGAGCTGAAGCCCGGTTTGTCGGGCGCCGAGCAGGATGACGTGCAGGACCGGATCCACGCGGTGCTGGACGGCTATCCCGGTCTCGTCACCGAAGTGCTGACGTTCCTGGGCGACCGGATCGGCGAATCCCTTTCGGGCGAGACGGCCTCGCTCGCGATCGGCATCTATGGCGGCGATTCCGCCACGCTGGATCGCACGGCGGACCGGATCGTGGCGGTCGTGGAGACGGTGCAGGGCGCGGTCGACGTCCAGCGCGCCACCCCGCCGCGCACTCCGGTGGTGCGGGTCGGTGTCGATACGGCGCGCGCCGCCGCGCGCGGCATCGGCACCGCCGACATCCTGTCCACGGTGCAGGCCGCGTATCAGGGCAATGCGACGGCCCAGATCTTCAAGCAGGATCGCTCGATCGACGTGGCGCTGACCGTGCCGCCCGAACTGCGCGAGACGCCGGAGGCGATCGGCAATCTGCTCGTCCGCTCCGCTTCCGGCGTGGCGATGCCGCTGGGGCAGGTCGCGCGCGTCTCGCTCGATCAGGGGCGTACCGTGATCGCGCATGAAGGCGGGCGGGTGCGCGAAGTGGTCACCACCAATCCACCGCCGCAGCAGGCCGCCGCCGTCACCGCCGCCGTCAAGCAGGCGATCGCCGATCAGGTGAAACTGCCGCCCGGCGTCTATCTGGAATATGAGGGCACGGCCGATGCCGCCGTCGCCGCGCGCAACGAATTGCTGCGCAATGTCGGCTTCGCCATCGCGGGGATGATCGCGCTGCTCGCGGTCGCCTTCGGAAGCTGGCGGTCGGTGGCGCTGATCTTCGCGTCCGCGCCGCTGGCGATGATCGGCGGCGTGATCGCGGTGCTGCTGAGCGGGCGCGATCTGTCGCTGGGCTCGCTGGTGGGGTTCGTCACCTTGTTCGGCGTCGCGGCGCGCAACACCATCCTGCTCCTCTCCCACGCGGACCATCTGGTGCAGGCCGAGGGCCATCCCTGGTCGCTCGACACGCTCGTCCTCGCGACGCGCGAGCGCATGACGCCGATCCTGATGACGGCGCTCGTCACCGGCCTCGGCCTGTTGCCGCTGGCGATCGGCAGCGGGCAGGCCGGGCGCGAGATACAGGGGCCTATGGCGATCGTGATCATGGGCGGGCTGGTCAGCTCGACGCTGACGACGTTGCTGATCCTTCCGGCGCTGATCTGGCGCTTCGGGGGCAGGCGCGCATGA
- a CDS encoding type IV toxin-antitoxin system AbiEi family antitoxin domain-containing protein: protein MSSDWRPPRALRPAERKVLRLLRLAAQAAATGPGEKPDPLADALRDHDASRRMFLTLDAPFIAPEEHDFIQMVAHLQRSAHGGESDDPIVHAAITVVACLGALNLRLPPPISPEPPALLKALIVATRATAAGYADVGIRRGTARARALELLDRQGGASREELVALGLSRQNLSLLVKAGLAVRIGEMFYRPGG, encoded by the coding sequence ATGTCGTCGGACTGGAGACCTCCCCGCGCGCTGCGCCCGGCCGAGCGCAAGGTGCTGCGCCTGTTGCGCCTGGCCGCGCAGGCCGCCGCCACGGGGCCGGGCGAAAAGCCGGATCCGCTGGCGGATGCGCTGCGCGATCATGATGCATCCCGAAGGATGTTTCTGACCCTGGATGCTCCGTTCATCGCGCCGGAGGAGCATGATTTCATCCAGATGGTCGCGCATCTCCAGCGCAGCGCGCACGGCGGGGAAAGCGACGATCCGATCGTGCATGCGGCGATCACCGTCGTCGCGTGTCTGGGGGCGCTCAACCTGCGATTGCCGCCGCCGATCTCGCCCGAACCCCCGGCGCTTCTGAAGGCCCTGATCGTCGCCACGCGCGCCACGGCGGCGGGATACGCCGATGTCGGTATCCGCCGGGGCACCGCCCGCGCGCGCGCGCTGGAATTGCTCGATCGACAGGGCGGCGCATCGCGCGAGGAATTGGTCGCTTTGGGCCTGTCGCGCCAGAATCTCAGCCTGCTGGTTAAAGCGGGGCTGGCGGTTCGTATCGGGGAGATGTTCTACCGGCCGGGCGGATAG
- a CDS encoding TonB-dependent receptor, with the protein MRSFTMLSVAAAAFAPAAAYADPAAAPATGADDRNTIVVTASPFATFSDDTPTIVAKVDRSQILQSGGGSIADALATTPGVSATSFAAGASRPIIRGMDATRVRLLEDGASSSDVSDIGPDHGIPIDPLAAQSIEVVRGPSTLRYGSQAIGGVVNVLNNRVPLTQPTQPITGEVTGSYGTAADMGEISALTDVKAGDFAFHADGFDRRATDYDTPLGTQENSYMRARGGSLGGSYFFGDSHVGAAVTQYNANYGIPSDDTHIVMRQTKALTRDTIAIDSGPFKSLDLTGSYATYRHSEVEPDGTVDTTFRNKEYDGRAELLLNPIGPVQNTAVGVEVQRRRFSAVGVDSSYLFPTLTQSEAAYLFTEMPLTSALRLQASGRVEHVSVHGTPASDVATKVDYTPISGSVGALLDAGSGVKLGLTFSSTGRAPAQTELFARGGHDGPNTFETGDPNLRIERANSLEGTLRVRRGKLHFDGSLYSTWFHNYIYGDLTGRVCDDDGVCAVDGDGDLRELNYRQQGAHFYGAEGEATYELIKSSFGSLSARTLADYTRATLDNGGNVPRIPPYRVGGGLTWQSKPFDANVLLLYVGKQDRFGAFDTETPHYKELNAQIAWRPFRSQPGVELALVGQNLTNDVQRAATSLNKDEVVMPGRNVRLVLRVATF; encoded by the coding sequence ATGCGATCCTTCACCATGCTCAGCGTGGCCGCCGCCGCGTTCGCCCCTGCGGCCGCTTATGCCGATCCCGCCGCTGCGCCCGCCACCGGCGCCGACGACCGGAACACCATCGTCGTCACCGCCTCTCCCTTCGCCACCTTCAGCGACGATACGCCGACGATCGTGGCCAAGGTGGATCGGTCGCAGATCCTGCAGAGCGGCGGCGGCAGCATCGCCGATGCGCTGGCCACCACGCCGGGCGTCTCGGCGACCAGCTTCGCCGCGGGCGCCAGCCGCCCGATCATCCGGGGCATGGACGCCACCCGCGTCCGCCTGCTGGAGGATGGGGCGAGCAGCTCCGACGTGTCCGACATCGGACCCGATCACGGCATCCCGATCGATCCGCTGGCGGCGCAGAGCATCGAAGTGGTGCGCGGGCCGTCGACGCTGCGCTATGGCAGCCAGGCGATCGGCGGCGTGGTCAACGTGCTGAACAATCGTGTGCCGCTCACCCAGCCGACCCAGCCGATCACGGGCGAGGTGACGGGCAGCTACGGCACCGCTGCCGACATGGGCGAGATTTCGGCGCTGACCGACGTGAAAGCCGGCGATTTCGCGTTCCACGCCGACGGCTTTGATCGGCGCGCGACCGATTACGACACGCCGCTGGGCACGCAGGAGAACAGCTATATGCGCGCCCGGGGCGGATCGCTGGGCGGCTCCTATTTCTTCGGCGACAGCCATGTCGGCGCCGCCGTCACCCAGTATAACGCCAATTACGGCATACCGAGCGACGACACCCATATCGTCATGCGCCAGACCAAGGCGCTGACCCGGGACACGATCGCGATCGACTCGGGCCCGTTCAAGTCGCTCGACCTGACGGGCAGCTATGCCACCTACAGGCACAGCGAGGTGGAGCCCGACGGCACGGTCGACACGACCTTCCGCAACAAGGAATATGACGGCCGGGCCGAACTGCTGCTGAACCCGATCGGCCCGGTGCAGAATACGGCGGTCGGCGTGGAGGTGCAGCGGCGCCGCTTCTCGGCGGTGGGCGTGGACAGCAGCTATCTGTTCCCGACGCTCACGCAGAGCGAAGCCGCTTACCTTTTCACCGAAATGCCGCTGACCTCCGCGTTGCGCCTGCAGGCGAGCGGCCGGGTGGAGCATGTCAGCGTCCACGGCACGCCCGCCAGCGACGTCGCGACGAAGGTGGATTATACGCCGATCAGCGGATCGGTCGGGGCGTTGCTGGATGCCGGATCGGGCGTGAAGCTGGGGCTGACCTTCTCCAGCACCGGCCGCGCGCCGGCCCAGACCGAATTGTTCGCGCGCGGCGGGCATGACGGACCCAACACGTTCGAGACGGGCGATCCCAATCTCCGGATCGAGCGCGCCAATTCGCTGGAAGGCACTTTGCGCGTACGCCGTGGCAAGCTGCATTTCGACGGCAGCCTCTACAGCACCTGGTTCCACAACTATATTTACGGCGATCTGACGGGCCGGGTCTGCGACGATGACGGCGTCTGCGCGGTGGATGGCGACGGCGATTTGCGCGAGCTGAACTATCGCCAGCAGGGAGCGCATTTCTATGGCGCCGAGGGCGAGGCGACCTACGAGCTGATCAAATCCTCATTCGGTTCTCTCTCGGCCAGGACGCTGGCCGATTATACGCGCGCCACGCTGGACAATGGCGGCAATGTTCCGCGCATCCCGCCCTATCGCGTGGGCGGCGGGCTGACGTGGCAGAGCAAGCCCTTCGATGCGAACGTGCTGCTCCTTTATGTCGGCAAGCAGGACAGGTTCGGTGCGTTCGATACGGAGACGCCGCACTATAAGGAGCTGAATGCCCAGATCGCTTGGCGGCCGTTCCGGTCGCAGCCGGGCGTGGAGCTGGCGCTGGTCGGACAGAATCTGACCAACGACGTGCAACGCGCGGCAACGTCGCTGAACAAGGACGAGGTGGTGATGCCGGGCCGCAACGTCCGGCTGGTGCTCCGCGTGGCGACCTTCTGA
- a CDS encoding efflux transporter outer membrane subunit — protein MIRFHTAASPLALALLLAGCAVGPTFKTPPAPTAKDYTPAPVAPEIPATATTPGQQLVNGGAVSSLWWTQFGSEALNQLVAMALAKNTDIAVADATLRQARSQASAEVGGLLPEVDAGYQAERTRVSKALSDPLADPGVYRYSLHTASLTVSYPLDLFGGVRRKVESARATAEATAFRLQAARLTVVSNVVVAAITEAALRKKIAATEEGLKAAREALALLRVQLSLGAIGKADVAAQVTVVAQAEAALPALQKDLVAQQTSLSILLGRDPHEPLPASVDLDTLTLPANLPVSLPSDLVRQRPDVRASEAALHAASADVGVAIAARLPSIALSGSVGGQAVAFGDMFRDGNPFWTLIGGITQPLFHGGALRAQQRSAEAALDIAKAQYRAAVLGAFGDVANALTALDADRRSLAAAETAASSARENYGYLDVQLRLGQVGSLALLNATAARIETANALVDARVARIADVAALYQALGGGTTR, from the coding sequence ATGATCCGTTTCCACACGGCCGCCAGCCCGCTTGCTCTGGCGCTGCTGCTGGCCGGCTGCGCGGTCGGCCCGACCTTCAAGACGCCCCCCGCCCCCACGGCGAAGGATTACACGCCGGCACCAGTCGCCCCGGAAATTCCGGCGACCGCGACCACGCCGGGTCAGCAGCTCGTGAATGGCGGCGCGGTCTCGTCGCTCTGGTGGACGCAGTTCGGCAGCGAGGCGCTGAACCAGCTCGTCGCGATGGCGCTGGCGAAGAATACCGATATCGCGGTCGCCGACGCGACGCTGCGGCAAGCTCGGTCGCAGGCCTCGGCCGAAGTCGGCGGGCTCCTGCCGGAGGTCGATGCCGGCTATCAGGCGGAGCGCACCCGCGTTTCGAAGGCGCTGTCCGATCCGCTCGCCGATCCGGGGGTCTATCGCTACAGCCTGCACACCGCCTCGCTCACCGTCTCCTATCCGCTCGATCTGTTCGGCGGCGTCCGCCGCAAAGTGGAATCGGCGCGGGCGACGGCGGAGGCGACCGCCTTCCGATTGCAGGCCGCGCGGCTGACCGTCGTCAGCAACGTCGTCGTCGCCGCGATCACGGAAGCCGCGCTGCGGAAGAAGATCGCCGCGACCGAGGAAGGGCTGAAGGCCGCGCGCGAGGCGCTGGCGCTGCTGCGCGTCCAGCTGTCGCTCGGCGCGATCGGCAAGGCGGACGTGGCGGCGCAGGTGACGGTGGTGGCGCAGGCCGAGGCCGCGCTACCGGCGCTGCAGAAGGATCTGGTGGCGCAGCAGACCAGCCTTTCGATCCTGCTCGGGCGTGATCCGCACGAGCCGCTGCCGGCCAGCGTGGATCTCGACACGCTGACATTGCCCGCGAACCTGCCCGTGTCCCTCCCCTCCGATCTCGTCCGCCAGCGGCCCGACGTGCGCGCGAGCGAAGCCGCTCTGCACGCCGCCAGCGCCGACGTGGGCGTGGCGATCGCGGCGCGCCTGCCCTCGATCGCGCTGAGCGGATCGGTCGGCGGGCAGGCGGTGGCGTTCGGCGACATGTTCCGCGACGGCAATCCCTTCTGGACGCTGATCGGCGGGATCACCCAACCCCTGTTCCACGGCGGCGCATTGCGGGCGCAGCAGCGCTCGGCCGAGGCCGCGCTCGACATCGCCAAGGCGCAATATCGCGCGGCGGTGCTGGGCGCGTTCGGGGACGTGGCCAACGCCCTGACCGCGCTGGATGCCGACCGGCGCAGCCTGGCGGCGGCGGAAACGGCCGCATCCAGCGCACGCGAGAATTACGGCTATCTCGATGTTCAGCTGCGGCTGGGACAGGTCGGCAGCCTCGCTCTGCTCAACGCGACCGCCGCCCGGATCGAGACCGCCAATGCGCTGGTCGACGCGCGGGTTGCGCGGATCGCGGACGTGGCGGCGCTCTATCAGGCGCTTGGCGGCGGGACGACGCGGTAA